A window of Citrus sinensis cultivar Valencia sweet orange chromosome 7, DVS_A1.0, whole genome shotgun sequence contains these coding sequences:
- the LOC127898850 gene encoding probable LRR receptor-like serine/threonine-protein kinase At3g47570, protein MAFGFNKLVGVVPATIFNVSTLKSLYLYSNSLSGRLPSSADIQLPNLEELILWGNNFCGTIPSFIFNASKLSTLELQKNSFSGFIPNTFGNLRNLKRLGLNDNYLTSSTPELSFLSSLSNCKYLEYFSFSSNPLGGILPRAIGNLSQSIEVIGMFNCNISGSIPEEINNLTNLIAIYLGGNKLNGSISIALGKLQKLQLLGLEDNQLEGSIPYDLCRLAALFQLDLGDNKLSGFVPSCFGNLTNLRKLYLGSNQLTYIPLTLWNLKYILYLNLSSNSFTIPLPSEIGNLEVLVQIDLSMNNFSGAIPTTIGGLKDLQYLFLEYNRLQGSIPDFIGGLINLKSLDLSNNNLSGAIPISLEKLLDLQHINVSFNKLEGEIPREGPFRNFSIESFKGNELLCGMPNLHVPPCRTGIHHTSRKNDLLIGIVLPLSTIFMMVVILLILRYRKRGKPLLNDANMPPLANQRRFTYLELFHATNGFSANNIIGRGGIGSIYKARIQDGMEVAVKVFDLQYREAFKSFDNECDMMKLIRHRNLIKIISSCSNDDFKALLWNICTLVIQSQ, encoded by the exons ATGGCGTTTGGTTTTAACAAATTAGTTGGTGTTGTCCCAGCTACAATCTTCAATGTGTCAACACTCAAATCACTTTATCTTTATAGTAACTCACTCTCGGGAAGACTTCCATCAAGCGCAGACATCCAACTTCCAAATCTCGAAGAACTTATCCTGTGGGGTAATAATTTTTGTGGCACAATTCCTAGTTTCATCTTCAATGCTTCTAAGCTCTCCACACTAGAGTTGCAGAAGAACTCTTTCTCTGGCTTTATTCCCAACACATTTGGCAACTTAAGAAACCTTAAGCGGCTTGgtttaaatgataattatttgacATCTTCAACTCCAGAATTGAGCTTTCTATCCTCGTTGTCAAATTGTAAGTATTTGGAGTATTTTAGCTTTTCTAGTAATCCACTAGGTGGCATTCTTCCAAGGGCTATAGGCAATCTTTCTCAATCTATAGAAGTCATTGGTATGTTCAATTGCAACATTAGTGGTAGTATTCCTGAAGAGATCAACAACTTGACCAACTTGATAGCAATTTATTTAGGAGGAAACAAATTGAATGGATCAATTTCGATTGCTCTCGGCAAATTACAAAAGCTTCAATTATTGGGTTTGGAAGATAATCAATTGGAAGGATCAATCCCATATGATCTATGTCGTTTAGCTGCACTGTTTCAGTTGGACTTGGGCGACAATAAGCTTTCTGGATTCGTCCCATCATGCTTTGGCAATCTCACTAATCTAAGGAAGCTTTATTTGGGCTCCAATCAGTTAACTTATATTCCTTTAACTTTATGGAACCTTAAGTACATCTTGTACCTTAACTTgtcttcaaattcttttacTATCCCCCTCCCATCAGAGATTGGAAATTTGGAGGTTTTGGTACAAATAGATTTGTCGATGAATAATTTTTCGGGTGCTATCCCAACAACAATTGGAGGCCTAAAAGATCTACAATATCTctttttagaatataataGATTACAAGGCTCAATTCCTGATTTCATTGGTGGTTTGATAAACTTGAAATCCTTAGATTTATCCAATAATAATCTCTCTGGAGCTATTCCTATATCTTTAGAGAAACTATTAGATCTCCAACATATAAATGTTTCTTTCAATAAGCTAGAAGGAGAGATTCCTAGAGAGGGACCTTTTAGaaatttctcaattgaatcATTCAAGGGAAATGAATTATTGTGTGGTATGCCCAATCTGCACGTCCCACCATGTAGAACTGGAATCCACCACACATCAAGGAAAAATGATCTTCTCATAGGGATTGTCTTGCCATTGAGTACTATATTTATGATGGTAgtgattttgttaattttacgATATCGAAAGAGAGGGAAGCCACTACTAAATGATGCTAATATGCCACCATTAGCAAATCAGAGAAGGTTTACATACCTTGAACTTTTTCATGCTACAAATGGATTTAGTGCAAACAATATAATCGGTAGAGGAGGTATTGGCTCTATTTATAAGGCAAGAATTCAGGATGGGATGGAGGTTGCAGTGAAGGTTTTTGACCTACAATATAGAGAAGCATTTAAGAGTTTTGATAATGAATGTGACATGATGAAACTTATTCGCCATCGAAACCTTATAAAAATCATTAGCAGTTGttcaaatgatgattttaaagCATTG CTTTGGAATATCTGCACTTTGGTTATTCAGTCCCAATAA
- the LOC127898851 gene encoding receptor-like protein 46 has product MPLLQVLDLSSNRLSAELPANFCNNPPFLEELYLSKNMFYGEIPSDIANCSYLRILVLQFNNFSGAIPKEISNLTKLEKLDLQYNKLQGTIPYAGHLFQLQWLDLSDNQLSGSVPSFKFKMPLLQFLDLSSNRLSAELPTNVFHNLPFLEELYLSNNMFMAKYPPI; this is encoded by the exons atGCCTCTTCTACAAGTTCTTGATTTGAGTTCCAATAGACTATCTGCTGAACTCCCTGCAAATTTTTGCAACAATCCTCCTTTTCTGGAAGAACTTTATTTGTccaaaaatatgttttatgGCGAAATACCCTCCGATATAGCAAATTGCAGCTATTTGCGAATCTTAGTTTTGCAGTTCAATAATTTCTCTGGAGCCATACCAAAGGAAATCAGTAACTTGACCAAGCTTGAAAAGTTAGATCTTCAGTATAACAAACTCCAAG GCACCATTCCTTACGCTGGACATCTATTTCAGCTGCAATGGCTTGATCTCAGTGATAACCAACTCTCTGGTTCTGTCCcctctttcaaattcaagatGCCTCTTCTACAATTTCTTGATTTGAGTTCCAATAGACTATCTGCTGAACTCCCTACAAATGTTTTCCACAATCTTCCTTTTCTGGAAGAACTTTATTTGTCCAACAATATGTTTATGGCGAAATACCCTCCGATCTAG